A single genomic interval of Bradyrhizobium sp. AZCC 1693 harbors:
- a CDS encoding branched-chain amino acid ABC transporter permease yields MTIFIIQLLNSFFYAAVLFLIAAGLSLIYGVMRIVNLAHGTLYALGAYVSAWVVGGAVGHAASGTLGLAGLLLLLPVGAVAIAVVGAVIEPTLLRPLYRRPEEYHLLVTFGLLMILEDAMKFLFGGTPLTAGSIMDHMGSIPIGRLLYPTYNLFVIAIGLIAALGLWWFIYRTKFGVILRATSQDRRMAAALGINVSRVYVQAFAIGCFMAGLGGAVVVPAQAAVLGMGIEALILAFVVVVIGGLGSLEGALAGALIVGLVRTAGIQFFPEIELAVLYLIATAVLLIRPTGLFGRA; encoded by the coding sequence ATGACGATCTTCATCATCCAATTGCTCAATTCATTTTTCTACGCAGCGGTTTTGTTTCTGATCGCCGCGGGCCTGAGCCTCATCTATGGTGTCATGCGCATCGTCAATCTCGCCCATGGGACGCTCTATGCGCTCGGTGCCTACGTCTCGGCCTGGGTCGTCGGCGGGGCGGTCGGCCATGCGGCGAGCGGTACGCTCGGCCTTGCCGGCCTCCTGCTCCTGCTGCCCGTCGGCGCCGTCGCGATCGCGGTCGTGGGCGCGGTAATCGAGCCCACGCTGCTGCGTCCGCTCTACCGACGGCCGGAGGAGTACCATCTGCTGGTCACGTTCGGCCTGCTCATGATCCTCGAAGACGCCATGAAGTTCCTGTTCGGCGGCACGCCGCTCACCGCCGGATCGATCATGGATCACATGGGCAGCATCCCGATCGGCCGGCTGCTCTATCCGACCTACAACCTGTTCGTCATCGCCATTGGGCTGATCGCCGCTCTCGGCCTGTGGTGGTTCATCTACCGTACCAAGTTCGGCGTCATCCTGCGCGCCACTTCGCAGGATCGGCGCATGGCCGCAGCGCTCGGGATCAATGTCAGCCGTGTCTACGTGCAAGCCTTCGCCATCGGCTGCTTCATGGCAGGGTTGGGCGGCGCGGTCGTGGTGCCGGCGCAGGCCGCCGTGCTCGGCATGGGCATTGAGGCCCTCATCTTGGCGTTCGTTGTCGTGGTGATCGGCGGGCTCGGGAGCCTCGAAGGCGCACTGGCCGGTGCACTGATCGTCGGCCTCGTCCGCACCGCCGGCATCCAGTTCTTCCCTGAGATCGAGCTTGCCGTGCTCTACCTGATCGCGACCGCGGTCCTGCTCATTCGCCCGACCGGACTGTTTGGGAGGGCATGA
- a CDS encoding branched-chain amino acid ABC transporter permease, translated as MSLTVAKKAAITSTGPSAWRPAVVALAILLVLAMLPSLVDPYQTVLLTYGLIMAIAALGFNLLLGYTGLLSFGHSAYFGAGAYTVAFIVRDLGAQSMELCIAGGLLGTLLISALFGFVCVRHTRIFFSILTLALSQVLWSLAFKFFWVTGGTDGIRVASAKLTLLGGLVNFAGPGSFQRFVFAYYYYVLGLFALATVIMWVVVHSPFGKALQAIRDNETRASFVGISVRRYRWIAFVISGAFTGLAGILWVPLNGLTTPDILYWPFSGEIVFMSVLGGFRTFTGPIVGAVVFNYLKTYAVASTEYWQLLLGVVLVVLVLALPSGIVGTAARLATRFTRGTS; from the coding sequence ATGAGCCTCACCGTCGCAAAAAAAGCCGCGATCACGAGCACTGGCCCGTCTGCTTGGCGGCCGGCTGTGGTCGCGCTCGCAATACTCCTTGTGCTCGCGATGCTGCCGAGTTTGGTCGATCCCTACCAGACGGTGCTGCTCACCTATGGTCTGATCATGGCCATCGCGGCGCTCGGCTTCAATCTGCTGCTCGGCTATACCGGACTCTTGTCGTTCGGCCATTCTGCCTATTTCGGCGCCGGCGCCTATACGGTTGCGTTCATCGTACGCGACCTCGGCGCGCAATCCATGGAGCTCTGCATCGCCGGCGGGCTCCTGGGCACGCTGCTCATCTCCGCGCTGTTCGGGTTCGTGTGCGTACGGCACACGCGCATCTTCTTCAGCATCCTGACACTGGCATTGTCGCAGGTGTTGTGGAGCCTTGCCTTCAAGTTTTTCTGGGTGACCGGCGGCACCGACGGCATCCGCGTCGCCTCTGCCAAGCTCACGCTGCTCGGCGGTCTCGTCAACTTCGCCGGCCCCGGCTCGTTCCAACGCTTCGTTTTCGCCTACTATTATTATGTACTTGGCCTGTTCGCGTTGGCGACGGTCATCATGTGGGTCGTTGTGCACTCGCCGTTCGGCAAAGCGCTGCAGGCAATTCGCGACAACGAGACGCGCGCGAGCTTCGTCGGCATATCAGTGCGGCGCTACCGCTGGATCGCCTTCGTGATATCGGGCGCGTTCACCGGTCTTGCCGGCATCCTCTGGGTTCCGCTCAATGGGCTGACCACGCCCGACATCCTTTATTGGCCGTTCTCGGGCGAGATCGTGTTCATGAGCGTGCTCGGCGGGTTCCGTACGTTCACCGGGCCGATCGTCGGCGCTGTGGTGTTCAACTATCTCAAGACCTATGCGGTCGCGAGCACGGAATATTGGCAGCTCCTGCTCGGCGTGGTGCTCGTGGTCCTGGTGTTAGCGCTGCCGTCGGGCATCGTGGGGACGGCCGCGCGCCTTGCGACCAGGTTTACCAGGGGGACCTCATGA